AGACGTTCTTTGACATCACATCTTTCCTCTCCATGCCTTCTTTCCTAGGGAAGCCACCAACCATGATTGCGATATTGACTCCAGTGCATGCCTCAACAACATCAGTTGTGGCAACAACACCTGAGACAAAAAACGTAGTTGATCTCATAATTACACACCAGATCCCAAACAAATCTCAAACATGTAACTAAAACAACACATCCTTAATACCCCATCAGTGGCTAGGGAAGAAAGGACTATTACCTTTAAGAAGAGGGAATGCAGCATCAATCAACTCCATCTTCACTCCATTCAATGCCTCTGCTGCAGGTGGGATATCAAGCATGTGAAGAATTACTGGCTGGTCAGTTCCAAGCATCACTCCCCTGGCAATCATGGGAACTATCGCATATCCAATTTGACCTATAAATCcaacaaattttaacaacatATTTTGTTATCAGCATAAAGACCACATAGCTAACTTATGAGTTTTTACAACTAAACAAAGCTACCTATCACAAATTACAGTAACACATCCTCCATTAATTCTAATCACAGTTGATTCTAGCACCATATAACTTCACCTCACCTCAGTTAAATATTAAACCAATCAACAATAACTGAATAGTATTATCCACTGGAGTCAATCACAACAATAACAACTTCAATCTACAAATATCTCATCAAAACAATTACGATCAAAGGATGTGATCATTCATCCAAGTCACTCAATCTTCAACAGTACTAGAAATTACAGTTTTATACAATTTCTAATCGTCGTAATGCTTCACCTCAGTTGGATATGAAACCAAACAACAATAACCAAATAGCATGATCCACTGGATCCGATTACAACAATAACAACCTCAAACTATGGTATCTCATCAAAACAATTACGATTCaagtatataatatttatccAAGTCACTCAATCATCAACAGTACCagataaaatagttttatacCGTTACGGATCATCATAATACTTCACCCCAGCTGAATATGAAACCAATCAACAATAACCAAATAGTATTATCCACTGGATCCGATTACAACGATAGCACTTCAAGCCATAAATATCTTGTCAAAACAATTGCGATTCAAGTGTATGATCATTTGTCCAATCAATCAATCTTCTACAGTACTAGATATAACAGTTTTATACAGTTTCGGATCATCATAATACTTCAccaaaattgaatatgaaacaatcaataataactaaatGGTATTATCCACCGGATCCGAAATAACAAGTTCAAACTACGAGTATCTCATCAAAACACTTGCGAACGAAGGATATCACTCAATCTTCTACAGTACTAGATATAACAGTTTTACACAGCTTCGGACCATCATAAAAGATAGATCTAAACAGTGTTCCATTAAAATGGTTCAAAACTTTACTAGATCTGAGAGGAAACGCCTAAAATGTAAAGAATAGAACAGACGAAAGGAGTAATGACAGATTACAATACCAGCGGCTCCGGTAACAAGAACGCGAACTGGCTCCTTGGCCATTGTTTTAGATCTCAGAGCAATGTCAACGAAGTTTCGAGATAGTCAAGTGAGAGTGAGAGATGTGAATAGTGACAGCGGAGGATGAATCGGAGATATTTATAGAGATGCACGGCGGGCACGGTGTCTTAAATTAAAGTGCGCGTGGGAGTGTGCGCGTAGAATAAACGCAAATGTGCCATTAAAGATGCGTGTCTGGGCCTTGGGCATGAGGACTGATGAGTGAGTAAAGTGAAGATTTGTATACATGTTTAAGTTATcatagtttaattaaaaaaaaattataggatATGAGtctttgtaattttctttcatttattaattagttaaattatcaataaaaattaatatttgaattttcttttaataattactttGCAATATTACCATTGAATTACTGtttatcatttatattgtttaatgatATCAAcacaattaatttttgttaataacaTCACAAGTTGATCAACGTTTTCATGTGTCAAGtgttgtaataaaaaaattcaagtcaAGACTTAaactaattcaagtttaatatgattttataattcgAGTTTAAGGTTAACCACAGATGAGCCATGCTATAAATAGTGTGAACGGTGCTCCGACCAGCCCTAGAAGCAAGGCTGGATAAAGATcatagatgatatatttgttttgattgcCGGAGAAaacttatatttcattattgaAGTCGGCCATAGAACTTACATACACTCTATCAAGTTCTTGAAGCCCGTTCGTACTAGGggctttattatttcttaaccTCTGTACATATTTTGTAGGTTCAGACGCTTAACTCACTGAACTCACTGTCTCTGCCTCTCCTCTcgctccctctccctctccctctccctctctctttGGCTCTCTCGCTGTGACCTTGATTCTGGGGCGAAAATTGTAATCTCAGCCCTGTTCTCCTTCAATCTTTGCGCATCTTCTCTGGAGATATCAAATAAGTTCTTTATAACATCCAATGGCAACCCTCTAATCACTGAAGCACTTCCAGCCAGCTGACTTATCTGGGCCCGTTCATTGGTCTTGAATGCTACCCACTCGAATCTCTCGCTGTTGGCTTTCTTCACCACTGCGTAGTTCTGTGGAACCACCACCAGCTGACCCTCACGAATTTCCTCATCGAATACTGAGTCTCCATTCTCTGAGACGATTTGAATCTTGGCACTGCCCCTTGTGATGTAAACCACGCTGTGGGCATTCATGTTCCAGTGAGGTGCCAGGATAGCATTCTGAAAGGAGGCAAGTACGTGAAAGTTAGAAACTCCATTTTCAGAATAATTAAGATAGCATTCTGATATGAATTAAGTTTATTTCTTACTCTGTAAAGTACTCCTCTCTCAGCACTGAGTTGGAGGTATCTGAGGATGGGAAGGTTCAACTCGTTGATGCTTGTGACGCGTCCACCACGTGGGTTATAGATGTCAGTGCGTGATGGGTCATTGATGTTGTGCTTCAGTGACATTGTGCAGAAGGTTTCTTCTACTCCATTTCTACGTGTTCGCTCTCTTTCTTCTTCGTATTCTCGTTCTTGTTCTTGACTCTGTGGTGTTAGTACCGGAAGGTCCTCTCGAGCTCGGATAATAATGCCCCTCTGCCTCTTCTCTTCCTGCTGCAGTCTTTTGGCTAGCCGAGTGTCAATGTTGAAAGCTTGTGCCAGTAGCTCCTCGGCGAAGCCGCTCAACACACCGTTGCCTTTCGGTCCCTGCTGGCTTCTTCCTCTCCGGCTCTGGCTCTGACTAGCACCTTGAATTTCTTGTTGAGGGCTTCCACCCAGGACAAATTTCTTCAAACAGATTTATAATTTACAGATTATGAACATGTTGGTATACATACAAAGCAAACTGACAGAGATATAATGTGGTTTTCTTACCCTAAAGTACCGATCGAGCTGGTTTTCAGAATTGCCAACGTCTGCAAGTGCAACCAAAACAAGCTTGGACTGGCCATTGTTATAAATCCAGTGAGCAACTCCTGCTGGCCATGCAATGACATCACCTTCCCGGATATGCCTGACCTTTTGATGTTGTTCTCCTGACCATCTCCGTGACTCTGACTCTTCTTGGAATGTCTCAGGGCAGCCCGGGAATAGAGCTCCATGAATGCCCCTTCCTGGAACCaccattaaaaacaaaaaaatgttatttacaaaAGCTAGGATCGATCATATCAGAAAGactagtttatatatattgagttTGCCTTGGACAACGTAGATAAGCTCAGGAGCGTTGTTATATGAAGGGACCAAGAGGCCTCTGCTCTGAATAGTGTGACGGAACACAGCAACGTTAGCACATTGTAGTTGTTCCTCATTCTGGTCCCAGATCTCCGTCACACCAGCCTCAGATTCAATCCTTCTCTGGGGCTCAAGAGCATTCAGGTTCTGGATTTGACATTGAGTCTGGTAGCGTTGCTGCTGCTGTGAATTTACGACCTGTTCTATATGAGCAAAACTGCAATTAAATAGAAGAAGAAGGCCAAGACTTAAAGAGAGCAAAGAAGAGTAACCCATTGTAGCTAGCTGTAGATAGAATAAAGCTAGAGATTGTTGTGAAGAAGATGAGTATGGAGGGTGGTATTTATAGGTGAAAATAATTGCAGACGGCTCAGGATCTAGTCGAATGTTGTTGTTGaagtgttttggtttttatgcaTGCAAGATCGTCGCGACATACTAGCTTGTGAACACATAGAAGATGCTTGAAGGCTACGTGGTGGTGTTGAGCTATCAATATTTCGTGCAACAGCGAAAGTTCTATCAAATGAATATAGATAGATTTCGAGCCTCAAGGGGCAATGGGACGTTTTAGAACTGTCAATGCTTTTGTACACATGTTGGATTAAATTCTAATGGAGTTTAAATAAGGTCTAGTTCAAATAGAGTTCAAAAAAGTCGATTTGagattaatttaagattaacaaattaagacaaaaaaaaatttcatttattgatTTACAAAATgcttaaatcaattcaaattcggtttgatttataaaaataaattcaatctttaACTTAAACTCATGTAGTTCATAAACTTTTTAGTTTGTTAACACATAAAAAATACAGAGAGCTACGCGCCGTGTTGAGCTTAGAATATTTCATGCAATAAGGAATGTTGTGGTTTTATCAAATGGAAATGGATAGATTTTGTGCCTGTAGGAGCAAATGAACATTTTAGAACTATCAATGCATTATATGTAGGTAGAATTCAATTTggataaaattcaaataagatttaatTCGAGATTATCTTATATCTAAAAGAGTCGATTTGAGATTTGCTTGACATTGATAAGTTAAAACTCGAAAttaacttgaaaaatttttttctttggatttaATCTGAATGGATTCTTGTTCAATTATTCAGGTTAGTTTGGCCAGTCCAAGCTTGTTTTGGTTGCACTTGCAGACGTTGGCAATTCTGAAAACCAGCTCGATCAGTACTTTAGGGTAACAAAACCACCATTATAACTCTGTCAATTTGCTTTGTATATATACCAATATATTCATAATCTGTAAATTATAAATCTGTTTGAAGAAATTTGTCCTGGGTAGAAGCCCTCAAAAAGAAATTCAAGGTGCTAGTCAGAGCCAAAGCCGGAGCCGAAGAAGCCAGCAGGGACAGGAAGGCAACAATATGTTGAGCGGCTTCTACGAGGAGATGCTGGCACAAGCTTTCAACATTGACACTTGGCTAGCCAGAAGACTGCAGGAAGAGAAGAAGCAGAGGGGCATCATTATCCGAGTTCAGGAGGACCTCCAGGTTTTAACACCACACAGTCAAGAACAAGAAAGAGAGCGAAGACGTAGAAATGGTGTAGAGGAAACCTTCTGCACAGTGTCACTGAAGCACAACATCAATGACCCATCACGCACTGACGTCTATAACCCACGTGGTGGACGCGTCACAAGCATCAACGAATTGAACCTTCCCATCCTCACCTACCTCCAACTCAGTGCTGAGAGAGGAGTACTTTACAGAGTAAGAAATAAACTTAGTTCATATCAGAATGCTATCTTAATTGTTCTGAAAATGGAGTTTCTAACTTTCACGTACTTGCCTGCTTTCAGAATGCTATCCTGGCACCTCACTGGAACATGAATGCCCACAGCGTGGTTTACATCACAAGGGGCAGTGGCAAGATTCAAATCGTCTCAGAGAATGGAGACTCAGTATTCGATTAGGAAATTCGTGAGGGTCAGCTGGTGGTGGTTCCACAGAACTACGCAGTGGTGAAGAAAGCCAACAGCGAGAGATTCGAGCGGGTAGCATTCAAGACCAATGAACGGGCCCAGATAAGTCAGCTGGCTGGAAGTGCCTCAGTGATTAGAGGGTTCCCATTGGATGTTATAAAGAACTTATTTGATATATCCAGAGAAGATGCGCAGAGATTGAAGGAGAACAGGGCTAAGATTACAATTTTCGGCCCAGAATCAAGGTCACAGCGAGATAACTAGAGGGtgagggagagggagagggagagggagatgTAGAGAAAGGAGAGGCAGAGACAGTGAGTTAAGCGACTGAAACAGCAAAATATGTAAAGCCCCTTGTACGAATGGGCCAGAATCAAGATCAGTGGAGAGTGCACGTAAATTCCATGGCCGactttaataatgaaataaggTTAATCTATTGAGTTATATCGAGCCTTGCCCATAGTTAATTATGGGTGTAATCAAGTCTAAGCTCATGCTTGAATGTATCCAATTAAGTCTAAGCTCATACTGGAATATCTCAGAGTTTAGTTTTTGAATTAAGCTAATACATGTTATTGATCAGTTTAATAAGTTTAGAAgtttataattagatttaaataaaatgttaatcaACCCCTAATGATTTCAAATCTTGTATTTAcacctttaaaattttgggaTTGACTTAAACCAAgataacttgatttgaattatcatttagtttgattcgaattgttatttggtttaattcgaattaagtttgatttaaagttTTAGTTGATTAACTCAACTTGATCACGTATTATcactttaattattataaataaattaataaaatctattcaaatatacataatattattcttatttaacgatcatactatttatcttattaaagaTCTTTCAATAATAGTTTTGACCAATTTGgccaattcaaatttattgtaataaatttaatctaaacttAAATCAATTAAGGATTAGGTTTAATTCGGTTTGATAGAGATATTCcatcttaaaattttaccttaaaatattatttatcatttcagACACAAATGGGAATTTTAGAAAATTGCACGtggcataaaataaaataaagaaatattttgaaagGAAGTTAAATTCGTTAGTGTAAAAGGTGTGGGCAAAGGAAAGAAGCGCGGCAATGTCTGGCAAAAATGCCTTTCACCACCCTCTCAATTCgccttatctctctctctctctctcaaaatcaaaaatgtcattttcaattcaattcagtttTCTCCATCTGCATCGATCTCCAATTTTCTTCAGAATAATAATTCAGATTAATAGTTATTAATGCCAGCCAACGgatcaatttctattttttatgttgtttgatattgatttgatttgatgagAAGAAGACAATAATATATGCATCTATGAAGACAGGGGCACGGAAATCGCCGCCGCCGCACCACCGCCTGATGCAGTTGTTGTTGGTtaaacttcttcttcttcggtgGTTTCCTTTTAACTTTTTCACATGGAATGGAAGATCTTGTTAGTTCTGGAAATTCTGAGCGTAACATTGAGCAAGTTAGTTTTATTTccctattttatttaatattttagtgAAGGTTCTGGTTGATTGTGAACAGTTCGCGGAAAGTACGATGGGATAATTGATTGTCGGATGAAATACCTGTGAGGTTATTATAAGTTAGGTTTGAAATCGGTTGTGGATTGCCCACATTGTCAATATATAAGAACAAAAGATTTGAGAGATGGGTTTTTTGAGCCAAGGTAATGGGTATTTGGATCAGCTTTGTTAATTGAGGATGAATCTATTGGCACTATACAAGGGAATCTTGAAGTTTCAGTTTTTCCATGGCTTTCACCC
Above is a genomic segment from Mangifera indica cultivar Alphonso chromosome 3, CATAS_Mindica_2.1, whole genome shotgun sequence containing:
- the LOC123211112 gene encoding legumin B-like; this translates as MGYSSLLSLSLGLLLLFNCSFAHIEQVVNSQQQQRYQTQCQIQNLNALEPQRRIESEAGVTEIWDQNEEQLQCANVAVFRHTIQSRGLLVPSYNNAPELIYVVQGRGIHGALFPGCPETFQEESESRRWSGEQHQKVRHIREGDVIAWPAGVAHWIYNNGQSKLVLVALADVGNSENQLDRYFRKFVLGGSPQQEIQGASQSQSRRGRSQQGPKGNGVLSGFAEELLAQAFNIDTRLAKRLQQEEKRQRGIIIRAREDLPVLTPQSQEQEREYEEERERTRRNGVEETFCTMSLKHNINDPSRTDIYNPRGGRVTSINELNLPILRYLQLSAERGVLYRNAILAPHWNMNAHSVVYITRGSAKIQIVSENGDSVFDEEIREGQLVVVPQNYAVVKKANSERFEWVAFKTNERAQISQLAGSASVIRGLPLDVIKNLFDISREDAQRLKENRAEITIFAPESRSQRESQREREREREREREERQRQ